In a single window of the Amphiura filiformis unplaced genomic scaffold, Afil_fr2py scaffold_193, whole genome shotgun sequence genome:
- the LOC140145277 gene encoding hyalin-like, whose amino-acid sequence MLNCFSDKEAPVITSCPVDKEIETNPGKATARFVYTNPTATDNSGEVSVECYPPSQSEFIIGNTTVKCLARDNSENSMTCDFQVLVKDIEAPVITSCPTDQEIETDPGKATAMFVYTNPTATDNSGEVNVECYPLSGSEFIIGQTTVTCVARDNSENNKTCDFQVLIKDAEAPVIVSCPADQEIETDSGKATVMFVYNNPNATDNSGEVSVECYPPSQSEFIIGQTTVTCVARDSSENNKTCDFQVLVKDKEAPVITSCPVDKEIETNPGKATARFVYTNPTATDNSGEVSVECYPPSQSEFIIGNTTVKCLARDNSENSMTCDFQVLVKVTYFIRLYGLCWSGGWEWGVAGWVGWVQVGRGGGVGKSMCLIGRGH is encoded by the exons ATGTTGAATTGCTTTTCAGACAAAGAAGCACCAGTGATTACTTCATGTCCTGTAGACAAAGAAATAGAAACAAACCCAGGCAAAGCCACTGCAAGATTTGTATACACAAATCCTACTGCTACAGATAATTCTGGTGAGGTGAGCGTTGAGTGTTATCCACCATCTCAATCAGAGTTTATAATAGGAAACACAACGGTTAAGTGTTTAGCACGAGACAACAGTGAGAATAGTATGACATGCGACTTTCAAGTCCTCGTTAAAG ACATAGAAGCACCAGTGATTACTTCATGTCCTACAGACCAAGAAATAGAAACAGACCCAGGCAAAGCCACTGCCATGTTTGTATACACAAATCCTACTGCTACAGATAATTCTGGTGAGGTGAACGTTGAGTGCTATCCACTATCTGGATCAGAGTTTATAATAGGACAAACAACGGTTACCTGTGTAGCACGAGACAACAGCGAGAATAACAAGACATGCGATTTTCAAGTCCTGATTAAAG ATGCAGAAGCACCAGTGATTGTTTCATGTCCTGCAGACCAAGAAATAGAAACAGACTCCGGCAAAGCCACTGTCATGTTTGTATATAATAATCCGAATGCTACAGACAATTCTGGTGAGGTGAGCGTTGAGTGTTATCCACCATCTCAATCAGAGTTTATAATAGGACAAACAACGGTTACGTGTGTAGCACGAGACAGCAGCGAGAATAACAAGACATGCGACTTTCAAGTCCTCGTTAAAG ACAAAGAAGCACCAGTGATTACTTCATGTCCTGTAGACAAAGAAATAGAAACAAACCCAGGCAAAGCCACTGCAAGATTTGTATACACAAATCCTACTGCTACAGATAATTCTGGTGAGGTGAGCGTTGAGTGTTATCCACCATCTCAATCAGAGTTTATAATAGGAAACACAACGGTTAAGTGTTTAGCACGAGACAACAGTGAGAATAGTATGACATGCGACTTTCAAGTCCTCGTTAAAG TGACCTACTTCATCCGTCTTTATGGCCTGTGTTGGTCTGGCGGGTGGGAGTGGGGTGTTGCTGGGTGGGTTGGTTGGGTTCAGGTGGGCCGGGGAGGAGGGGTGGGTAAATCCATGTGTCTGATAGGTAGGGGTCACTGA